In Xyrauchen texanus isolate HMW12.3.18 chromosome 23, RBS_HiC_50CHRs, whole genome shotgun sequence, a genomic segment contains:
- the drd5a gene encoding LOW QUALITY PROTEIN: D(1) dopamine receptor (The sequence of the model RefSeq protein was modified relative to this genomic sequence to represent the inferred CDS: substituted 1 base at 1 genomic stop codon): MLNLTEFDAREMLAARTVTGCLLCVLILWTLFGNILVCAAVLRFRHLRTKVTNIFIVSLAVSDLFVAVLVMPWKAVAEVAGFWPFGAFCSFWVAFDIMCSTASILNLCVISVDRYWAISSPFRYERKMTPRVAFVMIGAAWTLSVLISFIPVQLEWHKAAAQTNASGTENCDSSLNREYAISSSLISFYIPVAIMIVTYTRIYRIAQIQIRRIASLERAAEHAQSCRTSRLAYRHHSGLKNSFNRETKVLKTLSVIMGVFVCCWLPFFILNCTVPFCDKPGSGLPCVSETTFDVFVWFGWTNSSLNPVIYAFNADFRKSFACLLGCRNRCASTPVETVNISNELVSFNQDTLKNSXTRTSTSMDTDEDAFDRISQLSRNDGDVCTESVCDVETDVCLDALARFTPNGSVWKQKVQVSELFIEISR; this comes from the coding sequence ATGCTGAACCTAACCGAGTTCGACGCGCGCGAGATGCTGGCGGCGCGCACGGTCACTGGTTGCCTGCTGTGCGTTCTGATCCTCTGGACTCTGTTCGGGAACATTCTGGTGTGCGCCGCGGTGCTCCGGTTCCGCCACCTGCGCACGAAAGTCACCAACATCTTCATCGTGTCTCTGGCGGTGTCGGACCTGTTCGTGGCGGTGCTCGTGATGCCGTGGAAGGCGGTGGCGGAGGTGGCCGGCTTCTGGCCGTTCGGCGCGTTCTGCAGCTTCTGGGTGGCATTTGACATCATGTGCTCCACCGCGTCCATCCTCAACCTGTGCGTCATCAGCGTGGACCGGTACTGGGCGATCAGCAGCCCGTTCCGCTACGAGCGCAAGATGACCCCGCGCGTGGCCTTCGTGATGATCGGCGCGGCGTGGACGCTGTCCGTGCTCATCTCGTTCATCCCGGTGCAGCTGGAGTGGCACAAAGCCGCCGCGCAGACGAACGCGTCCGGCACCGAGAACTGCGACTCGAGTTTGAACCGGGAGTATGCCATCTCCTCGTCGCTCATCAGCTTCTACATTCCCGTGGCGATCATGATCGTCACCTACACGCGGATCTACCGCATCGCGCAGATCCAGATCCGGAGGATCGCGTCGCTGGAACGCGCGGCCGAGCACGCGCAGAGCTGCAGGACGAGCCGGCTCGCGTACCGGCACCACAGCGGCCTGAAGAACTCCTTCAACCGCGAGACCAAAGTTCTGAAGACGCTGTCCGTCATCATGGGCGTGTTCGTGTGCTGTTGGCTGCCGTTCTTCATCCTCAACTGCACGGTTCCGTTCTGCGACAAGCCGGGCTCGGGTCTGCCGTGCGTCAGCGAGACCACCTTCGACGTGTTCGTGTGGTTCGGCTGGACCAACTCCTCTCTGAACCCCGTCATCTACGCGTTTAACGCGGACTTCCGCAAGAGCTTCGCCTGTCTGTTGGGTTGTCGGAACCGCTGCGCGAGCACTCCGGTGGAGACGGTGAACATCAGCAACGAGCTCGTGTCGTTCAACCAGGACACGCTAAAGAACTCGTGAACGCGTACGTCAACGAGCATGGACACCGATGAGGACGCGTTCGACCGGATCTCGCAGCTGTCACGCAACGACGGCGACGTTTGCACGGAGTCGGTGTGTGACGTGGAGACGGATGTGTGTCTGGACGCACTCGCGCGCTTCACGCCGAACGGGAGTGTGTGGAAACAAAAGGTGCAAGTTTCAGAACTTTTCATTGAAATCTCGCGTTGA
- the otop1 gene encoding proton channel OTOP1 has translation MVEHSGLDIMNKHSPSSSSGSSADSEKKLLSKLKVSLTKKFPQKNAETLSAQYGTNLLLIGVSVMLALAQHGPVVREEHLLTFITVLMLVQLVWMLCYMIRRERERSPLPERDAHAGTSWIRGGLTMLALLSLIMDAFRIGYFVGYHSCISAVLGVYPIIHALHTISQVHFLWCHIKDVIKKYETFERFGVIHAVFTNLLLWCNGVMSEAEHFLNNHRRRLTALGYVNLTTVEAEPQCNCSTSVCSMFSTSLYYLYPFNIEYHIFVSAMLFVMWKNIGRTLDHHTNHKRPTTRSSGLLLGPVLGLLALASSITVLVVYLIHVEKSVEMRQAAISMFYCYGVVMLACMCGASGAGLLIYRVEDWPMDTGQNPSRKLDSELLLGSSLGSWLMSWCSVVAVAAGQSSQSYRWTCLAYSLLLVLEKCVQNLFIVESLYRRRRDPSGNEDQSPATVPEIFSVAASMVPPYDGIINRTYETQDKRSLEGELPENRQVYSRKHSEVSLPVGHRLHVTPGKKRQILKNITSFLFMCNISLWILPAFGCRPQYENDLEQEIFGFGVWTTVLNVAIPMNLFYRMHSVASLFEVFRKV, from the exons ATGGTGGAGCACAGCGGTCTGGACATCATGAACAAACACAGTCCCAGTTCTTCCTCAGGCTCGTCCGCGGACTCCGAAAAGAAACTTTTGTCCAAGTTGAAGGTGAGTTTGACCAAGAAGTTCCCGCAGAAGAACGCCGAGACGCTGAGCGCGCAGTACGGGACCAACCTGCTGCTGATCGGCGTGTCCGTGATGCTCGCGCTGGCCCAGCACGGTCCGGTGGTGCGGGAGGAACACCTGCTGACCTTCATCACGGTGCTGATGCTCGTGCAGCTCGTGTGGATGCTCTGCTACATGATCCGGCGGGAGCGCGAGCGCAGTCCGTTACCGGAGAGAGACGCGCACGCGGGGACCAGCTGGATACGAG GCGGGTTGACGATGTTGGCGTTACTGTCGCTCATCATGGACGCGTTTCGCATTGGATATTTTGTAGGATATCACTCCTGCATCTCTGCTGTGCTCGGAGTTTATCCTATCATCCACGCGCTGCACACCATCTCTCAG GTGCATTTCCTGTGGTGCCACATCAAAGATGTTATCAAGAAATATGAAACATTTGAAAG GTTTGGTGTGATTCACGCCGTCTTCACGAATCTGCTGCTGTGGTGTAACGGTGTGATGTCAGAGGCCGAACATTTCCTCAACAACCACCGGAGACGCTTAACTGCACTGGGCTACGTTAATCTCACCAcag TGGAAGCGGAACCTCAGTGTAACTGCAGCACGAGCGTTTGCTCCATGTTCTCCACAAGTCTCTACTATCTGTACCCCTTCAACATCGAGTATCACATCTTTGTGTCAGCCATGCTGTTTGTCATGTGGAAGAACATCGGACGCACTCTCGACCACCACACCAACCACAAACGGCCCACCACACGGAGCTCGGGTCTGCTGCTCGGCCCTGTTCTAGGTCTGCTGGCGCTCGCCAGCTCCATCACGGTTCTGGTGGTGTACCTCATCCACGTGGAGAAGTCGGTGGAGATGCGCCAGGCGGCCATCTCCATGTTCTACTGCTACGGCGTGGTGATGCTGGCGTGCATGTGTGGAGCCAGTGGCGCCGGTCTGCTCATTTACCGGGTGGAGGACTGGCCCATggacacgggtcagaacccgtcCCGCAAGCTGGACTCCGAACTGCTGCTGGGCTCCTCGCTGGGCTCGTGGCTGATGTCGTGGTGCAGCGTGGTGGCGGTGGCGGCAGGACAGAGCTCTCAGAGTTACCGCTGGACGTGTCTGGCGTACTCGCTGCTGCTGGTGCTGGAGAAGTGCGTTCAGAACCTCTTCATCGTGGAGTCGCTGTACCGCAGGCGCAGAGATCCATCTGGGAATGAAGACCAAAGTCCTGCCACGGTGCCCGAGATCTTCTCTGTGGCGGCATCGATGGTTCCGCCGTATGACGGCATCATAAACCGCACATACGAGACGCAGGACAAACGCTCTCTGGAGGGGGAGCTGCCCGAGAACAGACAGGTGTACAGCAGGAAGCACTCGGAGGTTTCACTTCCTGTGGGACACAGACTCCATGTGACGCCTGGCAAGAAGAGGCAGATCCTGAAGAACATCACCAGCTTCCTCTTCATGTGCAACATCTCC ctgtggATTCTTCCCGCCTTCGGCTGTCGGCCGCAGTATGAGAATGATTTAGAACAGGAGATATTCGGCTTCGGCGTTTGGACGACGGTGTTGAACGTCGCGATACCCATGAACCTCTTCTACAGAATGCACTCGGTGGCGTCTCTCTTTGAGGTCTTCAGGaaggtttga